The nucleotide window GTCGTACTCGATCGCCACTTCCTTGGTCGCATCCTCGGCGGGGCCCCAGGCTCCCTGGCCGTCGTTCCAGCGCCGGCCGGCGAAGCGCATGGTGGCCCGGCCCGTGGCCGGGTCGCGGGTCAAGGTGATCTCCCCGGCGATATAGCCGGTGTCCACCACGATCTGCAGGCGGTAGTCCTCGTTGGCGACCACGCGGTAGGTGCCGTTGCCCTGTACGCCCGGGCCGTCGATGACGCCGGTCTTGCCCGCCGGGCCCAACGCCTTGAAGCCCGCGCCGATGGGTCTGGTGTCGTTGGCAAAGGCGCGCTTCTGCCGGGCCATGGCCAGAGCCTGCGCGCAGAGGGCGCCCCAGGGGCCGCAGCGCCCTAGCTGGACCTCTTCCGCCCGGTCGCGCGGCATCGGCCGGCTGGAGATGACCTGGGAGAGGGTCCGCATCTCGCCGACGATGGTCTGCGCCTGCTCCAGGTCCGCGGCGGCGAAGCTGCCGGCGCCCGAGGCCGGGCGCAGGGGCAGGAGGACCACCAGAGCAGTCCAGAGGCAAGCCTGACGCGGCTGCATCGCCGAATACTCTAACACGGGCCGGAGATCCTGTCAGGGGTCGAACGGCCCAAACGGCCTTGGGCCCGGGCCTATGTCCCGCGGCGGGGCGCGGTGCCCAGGAAATCCCCGTACACCTGGCGGATGGATCTCATGAGGGGCGAGTCCTCGAGCCGGGGGTCGATCCGGAGGGCGCGGTCGATATCCTCCTTGGCTCCGGGGAAGTCGCCGAGCTTGAGGCGCGCCGCGGCGCGGGCCAGGTGATAGTTGCTCGCCGACTTGTTGTAGACGAGGGCCTTGGTGAAGTCGCCTTCCGCTTCCCGGAGCCTGCCGAGCTTGTCTTCCGCGAAGCCCCTCCAGAAGTAGGCGAGCTCCATGTTCCGGTCGAGGCGCAGCGCGCTGTCGGCGGAGCCGATCGCCGGCTGGAACCGGCCGTCGAGGGCCAGGCACATGGCTTTGGCCATCAGCGGGTAGGGGGCCAGAGGCGCCAGCGCGATGGCTCGGTCATAGTCCGCCTCCGCCTGTCCGTAGCGCTTGAGCAGCATCCAGGCGTCGCCGCGGGCCCAATAAAGAGCGGCGTTCGGCCGGGGGGTCATAAGGATCGCTCGGCCGTAGGCATGGACCGCCGGCAGGGCCTTGCCCTTCTTGGCCCAGGCGTCGGCCAAGCCGCGGTACCGCGCGCCGAGCGCGGATCTGGAGTATCGCGACTCCTGATATTTGACGCGGATGGAGAGGACCAGCAGGCCGACGAGCAGGGCCGCGACCAAGCCGCCCGCGATGCCGGCGGTCTTTTCAAAGGGTCCGGCCTTCGGCTCGAACAGGATCTCCATCGAGCGACTACATGCCGCCCAACAATTTGATCTTGCCGTTTATCTTGACCATGAGGCGGGTCCGGGCCGGCTCCTGCACGCAAGACTTCTTCAGGAATTCCGCGGCTTCGTGGTAGGTCCGCACCGCTTCGGAACGCGCCCCCGCCAGTTCGAGGTCCCGCGCCCTGGTCATGATCGCGTCGAGCTGGGCCTGATGATCCGCGCGCCGGACATGCAGCTCCAAGTCGATCAGGTGAGAGGGGTCATCCAACTTCTCCTTATACTCCCCCATGCGCAGCAGGAAGGTCGAATACAGCTGCCGTTTGGCCTCCACGGTCGCGGCCTGCTTGACCTTTGCCATCATGTCCTGCAATTCCGCGTGCGCCGCGGCCAGCACGACCTCCTGCCGCTTGTGCCGGGCGTCCTTGAGCATGGCCGAAGGCGAACCTTCCACGCAGGGTATGCCGCGCTCCTCGTATTTGCGCAAAGCCTCGATGTTGTCCATGAGCATATCCAGGCTCGCGATCTTGGACTGGGGATTCAGGGTGCTGTCCACCCTATAGGACGCGTCCTTTATGGCTTTCTGGCGCAAGCCGATCTCCAAAGAGATCATATGCTGGCAGGTGGCGCATAGGCCGCTCTTGTCGAGCCCGAAGAACAGGCCCAGGCTGCCGCAATATTTGCATCGTTCCATGGCCGGGCGCCGGGAATCGACTTATTCGCGCCTGACGCGCCCTACTGGTTGGCCACGCACTGATCGCCGACTTGGTGCGTGCCCTTGGCGCAGCTGAGCTGGGTCTGCTGGGTCTGCTGGGGCTGCTGAGTCTCGGGAGCGGAGCCTCCGCCGCAGCAGCCGGCGCCGCCGCCCGAACCCTGGGCATAGGCATTCCGGGTGGAAACGCCCAGGAACGCCAAAACGGTCAAAGACATGGTCATCACCAATGCTCTAACGATGCTCGCTTTCATTTTTCCTCCCGAAGGCCGCCAGGACTGCTATCGAGGATTATAGTCCACCAAGACTTGAAGAATCAAGGACGACATCCCGCGCGATGCATCGCGCGGCCCGGCCCTGGTGAGCGGCCTGCAATTCTTCATATCATTGCTGAAGCATGTGCGGCATCTGCGGCATCGTCTATAAGGACGGCACCGCCCCGGACCGGGGGCGGCTCAAGGCGGCCAACGACCTCCTGATCCACCGCGGCCCGGACGACGAGGGCTTCTACGTCGACGGCCCGGCCGGCCTGGCCATGCGGCGCCTGGCCATCATCGACCTCAACACCGGCCATCAGCCCATCTCCAGCGCGGACGGCCGCTACACCATCGTCTTCAACGGCGAGATCTACAACTTCCTGGAGCTGCGCGCCGAGCTCGAGGCTCAAGGCTGCGCCTTCCGCACCAAGACCGACACCGAGGTCATCCTCACCCTCTACCAGAGGCTGGGCACGACCTGCGTCAGCCGCCTGCGCGGCATGTTCGCCTTCGCCATATGGGACAAGCTGGACGAGCGCCTGTTCCTCGCCCGCGACCGCATCGGCAAGAAGCCCCTGGTCTACACGGAGCAGCCAGGCTTCCTGGCCTTCGCCTCCGAGCTGCGCTCCCTCTTCGTCTGGCCCGGCATCTCGCGCGACATCGAGCCCGAAGCCATAGACCAGTTCCTCTCGCTCCAGTACATCCCGTCGCCCGGCACCATCTACCGCGCGGTCCGCAAACTGCCGCCCGGGCATTTTCTGGTGCTGCACAAGGGCCAGGTCAAGGTGGAGCGCTACTGGGACCTGCCCGTGGGCCGGCCGCCCATCACCACCGACGTGGTCGAGGCCAAGCGCATGGTCGCCGACAAGCTCCGCGAGGCCGTGCGCCTGCGCCTGATCTCCGACGTCCCGCTGGGGGCCTTCCTCTCCGGGGGCATCGACTCCTCCATCATCGTCGCGCTCATGGCCGAGATGTCCTCCCAGCCGGTCAAGACCTTCTCCATCGGCTTCGAGGAGGCCGAGTTCTCGGAGCTCCATTTCGCCAAGGAGGTCGCCCAGCGCTACGGCTGCGAGCACACCGAGTTCGTGGTCAAGCCCGAGATGGCCGACGTCCTGCCCAAGCTCGCCTGGCACTACGGCGAGCCCTACGCCGACCCCTCGGCCCTGCCCTCCTACTACGTGGCCCGCGAGACCCGGCGCTTCGTGACCGTGGCGCTCAACGGCGACGGCGGCGACGAGAACTTCGCGGGCTACATCCGCTATTTCGCCATGAAGCTCGCGCGGCCTTTCGACTTCATGCCCGGCCCGGCGCGCTCGGCCCTGCGCTCCGCGGCCGAGCTCCTGCCGGACTGGCACGCGCCCTACGGCTTCACCTGGCGGCTCAAGCGCTTCCTGCGCTCGGCCCTGTTCACGGACCTGCCCCGGCGGCATCTCAAGATGATCTGCTATTTCGCCGAGGAGGACAAGGACGGGTTCTACACCCCGGAATTCGAGGCCCGGCTCGGGGCACGGAAGGGCTCGGCGCAGGACTACATCGCGCGCGCCTTCGCCGCTTGCCCGGACGAGGACTTCATCAACCGGCTCCTCTACGTCGACTTCCAGACCTACCTCCCCGAATGCCTCATGACCAAGATGGACATCGCGGCCATGGCCAACTCCCTGGAGGGGCGCTCGCCCTTCCTGGACCACGAGTTCGTGGAGACCGTGTTCCGGATGCCCGGGGATTGGAAGCTCAAGGGCCTGCGCGGGCAGAAGTGGCTGCTCAAGGAGACCTTCCGCGACAAGCTGCCGCCGCTCATCTTCAACCGCGGCAAGATGGGCTTCGGCATCCCGCTGGGCGCCTGGTTCCGGGGTCCGCTCAAGTCCTTCTGGGAGGACCACGTCCTCGGCTCCCGCGCCCTGGCGCGCGGCTATTTCAGGGAATCGGCCTTGCGCCGCCTCTGGGAAGAGCACCAGAGCCGGCGGCGGGACCACGGCTACCGCCTCTGGGCCCTGCTCATGCTGGAACTCTGGCACGAGGATTGCCTGGAAAAAGGGCAATAAGCGTGGATTTCGAGCGGATGATGTCGGTGGCCTTCGCCATGGAGCGCAGGTCTCCGGCCAGCGAGCGGGAGCGGAGCGAAGCCCGCAGCCTCCGCGCGCGCGCGCAATGGCTTTGCGAGGCGGGGAGCCACGCCGAGGCCATGGAGATGTTCCTGGAGTCCCTGCGCATGGAGCCTTTGGAATCGGCGGCCATCGGAGGGTTGGCCTGGTGCCTCGCCGCCACGGGCGACGGCGCCAAGGCCTTGGCCCTGCTCGACAAGGCCGCCAACTTCGATATGGGCGACGCGGAGCTGGCCTTGAGCCGCGGCCGCTGTCTCAAGGAGATGGGGCGCTTGGACGAGGCCGCGGTGTCCTTCGACGAGGCGCAGAGCCTCGATCCCCAGAACCCGGTCTTCGGCTACGAGCAGGGCCTCTGTCAGGCCGGCATGGGCCGTGACGATCTGGCGCTGGCCAGTTTCGAGGCCGCCCTGCGGCGCGGCGGCCGGTACGCCCCGGCTTTGGACCAGAAGGGTGCCTGCCTGCGGCGCCTGGGCCGGCTGGAGGAGTCGCTCGCCTGCCTGGACCAGGCCGTGGCTCTGGCGCCCGATTCGCCTTCGCCTTGGTTCAACAGAGCCCAGGTCTTGGAGGCCCTGGGGCGGGGACCGGAGGCGGGCCGCTGCTACGCCAGGTTCGTGGCGCTGGCCCCGGCGCATCAGGAGGAGAAGTTGTTCCTGGCCCGGCGCAAGGCCCTGGAGGCCGGCGCCGAGTTGGCCTAGGGCCCAGCCATGAGCGACCCTTTGGAACTGACGGTCCTGCTGCCGACCTTGGACGAGGGCGCGCACCTGGCCAAAGTGCTCGCCGATGTGAACGCCGCGGCTTCCCGGCTCACCGGCTCCTTCGAGGTGCTGGTGGTGGACGGCGGCTCCCGGGACGATACCGTGGCCGCGGCCTGCGCGGCCGGGGCGCGCGTGCTGCGCCAGAGGGGCCGGGGCTACGGCCAGGCCCTCCGGGAAGGCCTGGACGCGGCGCGCGGCGGGTGGATCCTGTCCATGGACGCGGACGGCTCGCACCCGGTCCGCTATTTCGGCGAGCTTTGGGCGCGCCGGGAGGGCTGCGACTTGGTCATCGCCTCGCGCTTCGTGCCGGGCGGCGGGGGCCGCATGCCCTGGCACCGCTTCGCTTTGAGCTGGCTGCTCAACTCGGTGACGCGCCGCGTCCTGGACTGGCCCATCCGGGACAGCTCGAGCGGACTGCGCCTGTACCGGCGCGAGGCCGCGGCCGGACTGCCGCTGGCGGCCGAGGATTTCTCCGTGCAGCAGGAGGCTCTGGCGCTCATCCTGGCCAAGGGCGGGCGGGTCGCCGAGCTGCCTTTCTTCTACGAGCCGCGTCTGAGCGGGGAGTCCAAGGCGGATGTGCCCCTGCTCGCGCGGCGCTACCTGGGCATGCTGGCGCGGCTGCGGCGCGCGCGCGGCGGCTGGACGGGGCCGGCCGCTCTGGCCGGGGCCTTGGCCTTGGGGCTGGCGGTCGGCCTTTGGGGCATCGGCTGGGGCTTGCCGGGCCCGCAGCGCTGGCGGGCTTTCCCAGAGGCGATGCGCTCCGATCCAGACACCGCCCGCAAGCTCAAGGAAAGCTGGCAGAGCCTCTATCAAGGCATCGAGCGGACACACCAGGAGGTGAAAGGCGAGGAGCCGGTCACCCGCGTGCAAGGCGTGGAGGAGGTCCCGCCGGGCTGGACCTGGCCGCCCGACAAGCTGGTCAACTCGTACCGGTCTTTGCTCGTGCGCTCCGAGAATCCCGACGAACAGAAGGCTTACACGGTCCTGGCGCGGATGCGGCCGTGGCGGCTGGAGCTGGAGCCCCTCTACCTCCAATATGGCGGCAGCTTCGTCTATCCCCTCGGAGCGTTCCTGGAAGCGGCTGCTTTGCTTCGGGCGGCCCGGGTTGTACCCGACCTGGGGCACTATCTGCTGCATCCGGAAGATATGGGGCGGCTTTTCCTTTTGGGGCGCCTTTTCGTCCTGCTCTTCCAGGTCGCCAGCCTTTGGGTCCTTTTCGACCTGGGGCGCCGACTCTCCGGTCCATGGACCGGTTTCTGCGCTGCGGCGCTCTTTTGCCTGTCTCCATTGGTCGCGAGCCAGACGCACATCGTCAAGCCCCATCCTTACGCCGCTTTTTGGGCGCTGGCAGCCATGCGCTACTGGTTCCGGGTTTACGAGGATGGGCGCCGGCCGGACGCCCTATGGGGGGGCCTCTGCCTGGGCATGGCTGCGGGAGCCAATTCCTCGCTCCTGCTCCTGTCGGTCCTGCCGTTGCTGGTCCGGTTCATGCGGCGCGGGTCCCCGGGAGCCGGCCGGCGCGAGCTATGGGACGTCTTCCTCTCTTTGTCGGCGGCCGGCGGAGTCTATGCGGCCACCAACCCCTATATTCTCCTTGCGACCAAGGATTTCCTCTGGGAGACGACGGTCTATCCGGCCCATGTGCGCGATTTCGGAGGCAACCTGGCCTCGTTGCTGGGGCCGTGGGCGGTGGGGGGACTCGGGTCAGTCTTGTATGCGGCGGCGGCCATGGCGCTTCTGATCGCGCTGGTTCGTCCAGAGCCTAGGCGCAGGATCCTGGCGCTGATGTTCGTGGTCGGGTTCGGCGTGCTGTGGCTGTTCATCGCCCGGTTCTGGGGCTTCGCAGGTCCTGGGATGGTGCGCTTCTTCTATCCGTTCTGGGGGCTGGCCTGTCTTCTGGCCGCTGACCTCATCTGCGCCGCGAAGATCCCTGGCTGGATCAGGGTCTTGCTCCTGGCCGCAGCCTTCGCGGACAGCGGGCTCAGGTCATGGGTCTACCTGCAGAACTTCCATCTCGACGCCGGCCCGTATTCCACCCGCCTCCAGGCAGCGGACTGGATAGACGCGCATATCCCGGCTGGCGCTTCGATCGGCCTGACGCGCTATCCCCAGCCAGCTCATACCCCTCCCTTCCGCTATGACCGCTACCGCCTGGTCATCTTCGAAAGGCCGGAGTTCCTCAAGCTCGGCCAGCGTCCCGAATACCTGGTGACGGACGCGGGCAATCGTCCGGAGCTTGCCCCCCTGACCGAGTACAGAATGATCCAGGCCTTCGAGAGTTACCGACTGGCTTGGGTTGGCGTCGATGATACGAATTTTGCCAACATCAGCTTCTTCATCTACGGTCGCCGGCAATAGTCTATAATTGACAGCGCTTATGAAAGTCACCGTGCTCATGCCGGTCTATAACGAGCGCTGGACCCTGCGCGAGATCATGCGTCGGGTCTATGAGCAGGCTGAGCTCCTGCACGAGGTGGTGGCCGTGGACGACGGCTCCACGGACGGCAGCGTCGCCCGGCTCAAGGAGCTCGAGGCCCGCTACGCTTCCCACAAGGTCCCTTTGCGCGTCGTCTACAAGGCGAAGAACGAGGGCAAGGGCGCGGCCCTCAAGGCCGGCCTGGCCGCGGTCACCGGCGACATCGTCATCATCCAGGACGCGGACCTGGAATACAACCCCAAGGACTACGCCACGCTGCTGGCCCCGCTCTCCGACGGACGGGCCGATGTGGTCTACGGGAGCCGCTTCCTCGGCGGCGCCGCCCGCCGGGTGCTCCTTTTCTGGCACTCCGTCGCCAACCAGGTCCTCACGATCTGCTGCAATCTTTTCTCCGACCTTAACCTGACCGACGTCTGGACCTGCTACAAAGTCCTCCCCGCGGACATTCTGCGCCGCCTGGACCTGTTCTCGCGCGGCTTCGGCTTCGAGCCCGAGGTGACCATCAAGATCGCGCGGCTGGGCTGCCGCATCTACGAGGTCCCCATCGGCTATGAAGGGCGCACCCAAGAGGAGGGCAAGAAGATCGGGTTGCAGGACGCTTTTACAGGCACTTTGGCCATGATCCGGGCCTGGCTCTCCAGCGACCAGGGCCCGCGCTCCGCCGGCGAGCAGACCTTGCGCAACATGGCACGGGCCGGGCAGTACAATCTCTTCCTGTTCGACCGGATCGAGCCTTACTTGGGCCGCGAGGTCATCGAGGTCGGGGCGGGCGTGGGCAACATCTCGCGCAAGCTTTTGGACCGCGACCGCCTGGTCTTGAGCGATGCGGACCCCGGCTACGTCGAGCTGCTGGAGCGGACTTACCAGGACTGGGCCTACGTGAAGGTCGTGGCCCTGGACCTGGCCCGCCCGCAGGCGGTCCCTGAGGAACTCGCCGAGAGCTTCGACAGCGTGGTCTGCTTCCAGGTCCTGGAGCATATCCAGGATGACGCGCTCGCTTTGGGCACCATCCGGCGGCTGCTCAAGCCCGGGGGGCGGGTGCTCCTGATGCTGCCGGCTCACCAGTCCCTCTTCGGCACGATGGACCGGGAGCTGGGCCACCTCCGTCGTTACGATGCCCCCGACTTGCGCGGCAAACTGACCGCCGCGGGCTTCGAGATCGAGGCCCTGCGCTTCTACAACCCCATCGCGGTGCCGGGCTGGTGGCTCAATGGGAAGGTGCTCCGCCGCCGGCTCATCTCGGATTTCCAGCTCTTGGTCTTCGACAAGCTCATCTTCCTGGTGCGCTGGCTGGCGCGCTGGGACATCCGCTTCGGGCTGGTGATCTTAGCGGTGGGCCGCAAGAAGGCGTGACCCGCGGGCTGAGGGCGGCTTGGTGGCTTTGGGCGGCTTTGGCCGTCGCCGTGCTCCTGCGTCTGGCCGGCATACATTGGGGCCTGCCCGCCCTGTTCAACGCGGACGAGCCCCATCTCGT belongs to Elusimicrobiota bacterium and includes:
- a CDS encoding tetratricopeptide repeat protein, yielding MDFERMMSVAFAMERRSPASERERSEARSLRARAQWLCEAGSHAEAMEMFLESLRMEPLESAAIGGLAWCLAATGDGAKALALLDKAANFDMGDAELALSRGRCLKEMGRLDEAAVSFDEAQSLDPQNPVFGYEQGLCQAGMGRDDLALASFEAALRRGGRYAPALDQKGACLRRLGRLEESLACLDQAVALAPDSPSPWFNRAQVLEALGRGPEAGRCYARFVALAPAHQEEKLFLARRKALEAGAELA
- a CDS encoding tetratricopeptide repeat protein, with product MEILFEPKAGPFEKTAGIAGGLVAALLVGLLVLSIRVKYQESRYSRSALGARYRGLADAWAKKGKALPAVHAYGRAILMTPRPNAALYWARGDAWMLLKRYGQAEADYDRAIALAPLAPYPLMAKAMCLALDGRFQPAIGSADSALRLDRNMELAYFWRGFAEDKLGRLREAEGDFTKALVYNKSASNYHLARAAARLKLGDFPGAKEDIDRALRIDPRLEDSPLMRSIRQVYGDFLGTAPRRGT
- the asnB gene encoding asparagine synthase (glutamine-hydrolyzing) — its product is MCGICGIVYKDGTAPDRGRLKAANDLLIHRGPDDEGFYVDGPAGLAMRRLAIIDLNTGHQPISSADGRYTIVFNGEIYNFLELRAELEAQGCAFRTKTDTEVILTLYQRLGTTCVSRLRGMFAFAIWDKLDERLFLARDRIGKKPLVYTEQPGFLAFASELRSLFVWPGISRDIEPEAIDQFLSLQYIPSPGTIYRAVRKLPPGHFLVLHKGQVKVERYWDLPVGRPPITTDVVEAKRMVADKLREAVRLRLISDVPLGAFLSGGIDSSIIVALMAEMSSQPVKTFSIGFEEAEFSELHFAKEVAQRYGCEHTEFVVKPEMADVLPKLAWHYGEPYADPSALPSYYVARETRRFVTVALNGDGGDENFAGYIRYFAMKLARPFDFMPGPARSALRSAAELLPDWHAPYGFTWRLKRFLRSALFTDLPRRHLKMICYFAEEDKDGFYTPEFEARLGARKGSAQDYIARAFAACPDEDFINRLLYVDFQTYLPECLMTKMDIAAMANSLEGRSPFLDHEFVETVFRMPGDWKLKGLRGQKWLLKETFRDKLPPLIFNRGKMGFGIPLGAWFRGPLKSFWEDHVLGSRALARGYFRESALRRLWEEHQSRRRDHGYRLWALLMLELWHEDCLEKGQ
- a CDS encoding glycosyltransferase, encoding MSDPLELTVLLPTLDEGAHLAKVLADVNAAASRLTGSFEVLVVDGGSRDDTVAAACAAGARVLRQRGRGYGQALREGLDAARGGWILSMDADGSHPVRYFGELWARREGCDLVIASRFVPGGGGRMPWHRFALSWLLNSVTRRVLDWPIRDSSSGLRLYRREAAAGLPLAAEDFSVQQEALALILAKGGRVAELPFFYEPRLSGESKADVPLLARRYLGMLARLRRARGGWTGPAALAGALALGLAVGLWGIGWGLPGPQRWRAFPEAMRSDPDTARKLKESWQSLYQGIERTHQEVKGEEPVTRVQGVEEVPPGWTWPPDKLVNSYRSLLVRSENPDEQKAYTVLARMRPWRLELEPLYLQYGGSFVYPLGAFLEAAALLRAARVVPDLGHYLLHPEDMGRLFLLGRLFVLLFQVASLWVLFDLGRRLSGPWTGFCAAALFCLSPLVASQTHIVKPHPYAAFWALAAMRYWFRVYEDGRRPDALWGGLCLGMAAGANSSLLLLSVLPLLVRFMRRGSPGAGRRELWDVFLSLSAAGGVYAATNPYILLATKDFLWETTVYPAHVRDFGGNLASLLGPWAVGGLGSVLYAAAAMALLIALVRPEPRRRILALMFVVGFGVLWLFIARFWGFAGPGMVRFFYPFWGLACLLAADLICAAKIPGWIRVLLLAAAFADSGLRSWVYLQNFHLDAGPYSTRLQAADWIDAHIPAGASIGLTRYPQPAHTPPFRYDRYRLVIFERPEFLKLGQRPEYLVTDAGNRPELAPLTEYRMIQAFESYRLAWVGVDDTNFANISFFIYGRRQ
- a CDS encoding glycosyltransferase yields the protein MKVTVLMPVYNERWTLREIMRRVYEQAELLHEVVAVDDGSTDGSVARLKELEARYASHKVPLRVVYKAKNEGKGAALKAGLAAVTGDIVIIQDADLEYNPKDYATLLAPLSDGRADVVYGSRFLGGAARRVLLFWHSVANQVLTICCNLFSDLNLTDVWTCYKVLPADILRRLDLFSRGFGFEPEVTIKIARLGCRIYEVPIGYEGRTQEEGKKIGLQDAFTGTLAMIRAWLSSDQGPRSAGEQTLRNMARAGQYNLFLFDRIEPYLGREVIEVGAGVGNISRKLLDRDRLVLSDADPGYVELLERTYQDWAYVKVVALDLARPQAVPEELAESFDSVVCFQVLEHIQDDALALGTIRRLLKPGGRVLLMLPAHQSLFGTMDRELGHLRRYDAPDLRGKLTAAGFEIEALRFYNPIAVPGWWLNGKVLRRRLISDFQLLVFDKLIFLVRWLARWDIRFGLVILAVGRKKA